TCGGTGGCACCGACCTTCCTCAGGTTGACACCGCCAAAGAAATCGCCGACGCGGTGGTTGCTGCTTTCAACACCGATTACGCAGACGGTGGTGTGGACGAAATCCACCTGGTATCGAACCGATTCATTTCGATGATCGCTCAGGTGCCTGAGGTAGTGCGTTTGTTGCCGCTTGAAGTTGTCGAGGGTGTTGAAGCGCCTGCAGAAAACGAAGTGTTCCCGCTTTACGAGTTCGAACCTGATGCCACCAAGGTGCTTGACGCCTTGCTGCCGGTTTACGTTGAGAGCCGCATTTTCAACGCCATGCTGCAGTCAGCTGCCTCTGAGCACGCTGCCCGTCAGAAGGCTATGAAGTCAGCAACCGATAACGCTGACAAGCTCATCAAGAACTACACCCGCCTCAGCAATGCGGCACGTCAGTCAGAAATTACCCAGCAGATTTCCGAAATTGTTGGTGGTGCAGACGCATTGTCTACCGCCGGCAACGAAGACTAAGAGAAAGAAAGAGACATGGCCGAGACCAAGAAGAAGGTTGCAGCACCTGCAGCCGGCACCGGGCGTATTGCTCGCGTTACCGGTCCAGTGGTTGACATCGAGTTCCCGCACGATGCCATCCCAGCGATCTACAACGCACTCACCACTGAGATTGTGCTTGATGGCGAGAAGAGCACTCTTACTCTCGAGGTCGCACAGCACCTCGGAGACGACCTTGTGCGCGCGATTGCACTGAAGCCAACTGACGGTTTGGTCCGTGGCGGTCTAGTTACCGACACCGGAGCACCAATCTCTGTTCCAGTGGGTGACGTAACCAAGGGTCACGTATTCAACGTGACCGGTGAAGTGCTTAACGCAAAGCCTGGCGAGAAGATCGAGGTCAACGAGACCTGGTCAATCCACCGCCAGCCACCTGCATTTGACCAGCTTGAGTCAAAGACCAACATGTTCGAGACCGGTATCAAGGTCATCGACCTTCTAACCCCTTACGTACAGGGTGGAAAGATTGGTCTATTCGGTGGTGCTGGTGTTGGTAAGACCGTTCTTATCCAAGAGATGATCTACCGCGTGGCTGAAAACCACGATGGTGTGTCTGTATTCGCCGGTGTGGGTGAGCGTACTCGTGAGGGTAACGACCTAATCGACGAAATGACTGAGTCTGGTGTTATCGACAAAACTGCACTGGTCTTCGGTCAGATGGATGAGCCACCTGGCACCCGTCTTCGCGTAGCTCTGTCTGCTCTAACCATGGCGGAGTACTTCCGCGATGTTCAGAAGCAGGACGTTCTATTGTTCATCGACAACATCTTCCGCTTCACCCAGGCCGGTTCTGAGGTGTCGACCCTTCTAGGTCGTATGCCTTCTGCCGTGGGTTACCAGCCGAACCTTGCCGATGAGATGGGTCTCCTTCAGGAGCGCATCACCTCGACCCGTGGTCACTCGATTACCTCGCTACAGGCAATTTACGTGCCTGCTGACGACTACACCGACCCAGCCCCGGCAACCACCTTTGCTCACTTGGATGCAACTACCGAGCTTTCTCGTGAAATTGCATCTCAGGGTCTATACCCAGCGGTGGACCCACTAACTTCGACCTCTCGCATCTTGGACCCTCGCTACATCAGCAAGGACCACTACGAGACTGCAACCTTGGTCAAGTCAATCCTTCAGAAGAACAAGGAACTTCAGGAAATCATCGCGATTCTTGGTGTTGAAGAGCTTTCTGAGGAAGACAAGATCACCGTTTCACGCGCACGTCGTATTCAGCGATTCCTATCGCAGAACACCTACATGGCAACCAAGTTCACTGGTGTTGCTGGTTCAACCGTTCCGCTCAAGGACACCATCGAGGGCTTCTCAGCCATCGCACGCGGTGACTTTGACCACGTTGGTGAGCAGGCGTTCTTCAACCTTGGTGACATCAACGATGTTCTAAAGGAATGGGACCGCATCCAGAAGGAATCTAAGTAATCATGGCAACTCTGCGCGTTGAACTTGTAGCTGCTGAGAAGGCCGTATGGTCTGGCGAAGCCAAGATGGTTGTTGCTAAGACCGTCGAGGGTGAGATCGGTTTGCTTCCAGGTCACGAACCAATGCTGGCAATTCTCAGCTCTGGTGAAGTGCGCATAACTCTTGAGGACGGCAACGTCATCAAGGCAAGTGCTGAAGAGGGTTTCCTTTCGGTTGAGCACAACGTAGTCTCAGTTGTTGCTCGTCATGCCGCATTGATCTAAATTCTTTCGTAAAGAGTTAAACGAAAACCCCCACCGAATCGGTGGGGGTTTTCGCTTTTTGTCTAGTTCTCGCGATTTGCGGCCGGAACCCATTTGACATCGCCGCCGTGGTTCAGATTGGCGTACCTAGCCAGAACAAACAAGAGGTCGCTCAGGCGGTTCAAGTATTTGGCGGCCGCTACGTTAATGCCGCCATTGTGCTGGCCACGTTTGGCCGGCTCAGTGCCATACGCTTCGATGGCATGCCAGGTGGCACGTTCAGCCCTCCTGACCACAGTTCTCGCCAGGTGAAGGCCGGCCGACAATCCAGTGCCGCCCGGAATGATGAATGAGTCGAGTTTGGTGAGCTGTCCGTTGTACTTATCGATGGCCGCCTCGAGTGCGTCGATCCAGAGATTGTTGACTCTCAATGGCTCGTATTCGTAGTGTTCGTTCAGCGGATTTGACAGATCTGCGCCGAGATCAAAAAGTTCATTTTGTATCTGTGACAGCAACGCGAGAGTCTCTGTGTCAAACTCATTTTTTGCCAGCGCCACGGCCACACCGATGGCCGAATTGGCTTCATCCACGTCTGCGTAGGCCTCAATGCGAGGGTCGGTTTTTCTGGTTCTCGAGAAATCACTCAAACCCGTCATGCCTTCGTCGCCGGTGCGGGTATAAATCTTCGTTAGCTTGACCATGCCTCAAGTCTAGGCTCATCGAAATAGGCTATTGGTATGTACTTTTTGCTGCCGCCGTCTGAGACCAAGGCCACTGGCGGTAGCCAATCCTTTGCACTTGAGCAACTCCACTTTCCTGACCTCATTGAGGCTCGCGCAGCTGTGCTTGGCGCCTACGGGGCAAGTGAAATCAATGGGGTGCCGGGAATGGCCGCAATAGACCGTTACACCGGAACGCTTTACTCTGCAGTGCATGGTCGAGGGTTAAAGGGCACCAGTACAGCGAATAATTCGCTATCAGCAGCCGAGCGTGACTTGGCTCATGGGGCAGTGTTCATTCAGTCTGCGCTGTTTGGCTTGGTCGGGGTAAACGACGCTCTGCCGGTTTATAAGCTGAATCCGAGTCGCAAGTTGAATGGTCTGGACCTCAAAAAAACCTGGGCAGCCGCGCATCTTTCGCTTTGGTCGGCTTTTGGTTCGGTGCCCATTCTGGACCTAAGGTCCAAGGCCTATGCCGAGTTAGCTCCGATTCCTCCCGAAGTTGGCGCCTACTCGGTGGTTGTTTTCGTGGAAAAGGACAATGGAGTTAGGGAACAGCTAAATCACTTCAACAAGAAAGCCAAAGGGCAACTGGTTCGCAGTGCGTTGATCGGTCAGGAAATTCCGAAAACCATCGATGAGCTGGCCGAACGAGCGAGCCTAGCCGGCCTCAAACTTGAGGTTTCTGGCCGCGTCATCACCGTCGTAACCCGGCAGGCTACTTAGTTACCTCAATCGCTGGCAGCTTCACGAGACCGTCCTCCAGCGCAAACACGGCACCGGCAAAAGCATCTTTTGCGTAGTAAACGTATCCGGGCAAGATCCAAACCGAGTTGTCTGACGCCCAGATAGTGACGTTAGCTGGTTCTGCAGAGTCTAGGGTTAGGTCCACAATCTCCGGTTCTTGCGCCGATTCTGGCTCAAGTTCGCGGGTGTTAATTCCATCTGCCATGGGCAATGCGATGTCTGAGTTATAAAACTTGTAGGCAACGCCGCCCGAGTAGCGATAATCGGCCAGGCGCGAGACTGCCGATTGCTGGCTCACGGTATTGAAGGTTCCCATTTGTTCAAACTCTGCCGCGAAGCCGCTGACGCTGGCCAGTGCTCCAGAGTCGGACCAACTCATCCACCACATCTCGGCGGTTGGGCTGCCATTCAAAAACATCGATGCTTCAACTGAAGCACCCCAAGTGTCACGGGACACCCGAAGTTGATTTCTTGAGAAACTCACGCCCGCCGAGGCAAAAATCTTATTCGCCTGTTCCACAAGTTCGGATTCGGTTGGTACCTTGCCGGATTCAATTGGTGTTTCGACAAAGCTGGCGCAATCCGGGTCTACCTGATCGACCTCACCATCGCTGGCTACTGGTTCGCAGGATTTCGGAGCTTGAACGTTTGGCCAGGCACTCGGATTGTTGAACCACCAACTTCCGTTACCAGACCAGTTCAAGTAAACGTTTGGACCGGAACCATCCTCTGGTCCGAGTACCCAGGTTGGCCATTCTGCCGACGAGTACTGCGATTCTTTTGGGGTTCCTTCGATCGAGAAGACCCGGCCAAGCATCAATAGGTAATCAGTCGGTGAGCCGTTTAGCTTTGCTTTATAGGCCACGCCCTGGCCGGCCTCACTGCCCAGCGAATCTCCGGCTAGATAGTTGTACTGCGTCCACATCATCATGTCGCGCACACCTTGGTCGGCTTCGGTTCCGGGTGCTCCCTTGGCGCCCAGCATAGAGCTGCTCTGCGAGTCGCCCACGGATAGCAAGTATTGCGGCTCACCGGGAGACAGTGTCAATGGAATCGTGATGGCAAGCGCTCCCGCTGCAGCCAGCGCGGTCAATAGAAACCTCGGCCTTGCGGCGGCATGCATGCGGTGCTTACGCCCAAGCCTTTGGGCTTGTGCAGTTGTGGCGTTGTGCAGTAGCTCACTGCCTAGTTCAACTTCGACCACCGGGTCGGCTGCCTTTAGGCGGGCATCCAGATTGTTTTCTTTCATATCTGGTTTATGTCGCCCGAGTCTCTAATCTTTCACGGCTAGATATTTTGCAAGTTTGGCTCTGGCGCGATGCAGCTTTGCGCTGGCGGCATTGGCAGAAATACTGAGCGCTGCGGCGGCTTCGCCAACCCCCAGGCCGTCAAAGGCCACCAACGCAAGCAATGCTCGATCTGAGGGGCTCAGTTTTGCCCATCCGGCAGCTAGATCCGCATCGAAGACAGCTAGCGATTCTGCCGAGGGGGCGTTATCGGGGCTCAGGGTTAGGGTTAGAAAGTTCAATGCGGAACTTTGACGGCGACGAAAATTTGAAACCTGGAAACTGGCAATTTTGTAGAGCCAGGGGAGTTCTTGGCCCAGTGTTACCGAGTCTCGTTTCTGCCAGGCCACCTCAAACACCGTTGCGGCTAGGTCCTCCACCTGATCCCGGTCAACGCGACGCCCCAAGTACCGGCTAATTGCCGGTAAATGCTCGCGATATGTCGCGACGAACTGTTCGGGTGTCATGCTGCTCTCGAATCTTTGGCTAGGTGCCTCAACGGGTTTATGTCTGAATGCTGTCTAATCTTTCAAAACTGGTATGTGAGCTAACCCCCTCTAGTTTGAGAAGGGCCAACTTTGTCTGGATTCCAAGCCCTGGCGTGTACCCGGTAACTTGTCCTGTTGAACCGAGTACTCGATGGCATGGAATGCGAAGCGGAACTGGATTTGCTGCCACTGCGCCGCCCACGGCTCGAACAGCCTTTGGGTTTCCGCACAATTGGGCAATCTGCCCGTAGCTAAGCGTCCTGCCAAATTCAATGCTCTCAAGCGCACGCCAAACTGCCTCCTGAAAAGGGGTTCCGAGTGTGGCAACTTCAAAATCTAGTGTTTTGGACTTGCCGCTGAGATAGCGCGATATTTGGCGCTCAGCCTTGCGAAGTGTGCTGCTACGGCCATTTGCCGGGGCTGGCTCGCCGCCAATTCTAAGCCGCACCACCTTTTCATTTAGTGAGTAAATCGAGATAACGCCAAGCGGAGAGTTAAAAGAAAGGCTCGCGTCGAAGATGATGTTTGTCATGCCCTAACTTTCGTTCATGCATTCATCGTCGTTCGACGCGAGCCAAATTCTGTGGAGAACTACATCGCCCGCCAGGCTTCATCCAAGCAACCGCGGAGAATCTGTTCGATTTCGTTGAACTGATCCGGTCCGATAGTTAGGGGAGGAGCAAGTTGGACTACTGGGTCGCCACGGTCATCTGAGCGGCAGTAGAGCCCTTCTTCAAACATGCGGTGTGACAAGATTCCGCGGAGCAGCTTCTCGGACTCAGCGTCGTTGAAGGTTTCCTTGGTGTTCTTGTCTTTCACAAGCTCAATGGCGTAGAAGTAACCCTCGCCTCGAACATCGCCCACAATTGGCAGATCGCGCAGTTTCTCAAGCGTGCGGCGGAATTCTGGTGCATTCCGACGAACATTTCCGACCAGGTCTTCCTCGTCAAAAATATCTAGGTTCTCCAGAGCAACTGCACAAGAAACTGGGTGGCCACCGTAGGTGTATCCGTGTGGGAACAGTGTGGTGCCCTGCTTGAATGGCTCAAAGAACTTTTCTGACATGATCAATGCACCGATAGGAGCGTAGGCCGAGGTCATACCCTTGGCGCAAACCAGCATGTCTGGTTCAAAGTCATACATCTCTGAAGCAAACATGGTTCCGATTCGACCAAAACCGTCAATGGTTTCATCGGCTACCAAAATCACGTCGTACTTATCGCAGATCTCGCGGACCCGCTTGAAGTAGCTCTTTGGCGCTGTGAAACAACCACCAGAGTTTTGGACTGGCTCAAGGAAGAAAGCTGCAACCGTGTCTGGGTCTTCAAACAGAATCATTTCTTCAACTCGGTCGGCTGCCCACTTGGCAAAGTCTTCCTCTGTCTCGAAGTCGTCCTGAGCGCGGTACCAGTTGGTGTTTGGTACACGGAATGTCGATGGAACAAGTGGCTCAAAGGCCTTTTTCATCGATGGAATACCGGTTAGCGAAAGCGCTCCGTGCGAGGTGCCGTGGTAGGCAACTGCGCGAGTGAGTACCTTGTGCTTCATCGGCTTGCCCTGAAGTTTGAAGTACTGCTTGGCAAGCTTCCAGGCTGTTTCGTTGGCCTCGCCACCACCAGTCGTGAAGAAAACTCGCGACATGTTCTTTGGTGCGTACGAGAGTAGGCGCTCAGATAGTTCAATTCCCGGTTTGTGAGCGTGAGACCAGAGCGGGAAGTAGTCCAACTCCTTCATTTGCTTCGCGGCGGCCTCGGCCAGGCGGTGGCGTCCGTGACCAGCGTTCACCGAGAAAAGGCTTGAAATGCCATCAAAATACTTTTTGCCATTTTGGTCCCAGAAGTGGTGGCCCTCGGCGTGAGTAATTATCGGAATTTCGCCGTTCTTGGCGAAGTATGGGCTGTGGCGGGTGAAGTGCAAGAACATGTTGTCCTTGGCAGCCTGCTGCAGCATTTGTGGGGTTGGTTCCTGACCTGCTTTACGCGCGTCAAGGAGAGGGGTGGCGGATTCTGCTTTCTTTCGATTCCAGATAGCCATTTGATATCACTCTTTACTATTTGTTTGGCTGGAGACTCATCTGGTGCCCCAGTTGTAAACCTGCTTTTGCACCTTCAAGTACACGAACGATTCGGTAGAAGTTACTCCGGGCAGAGTCCGGATCTTTGAATTGAGGAGGGCGATGAGTTCATCATCGTTCTCACAGACCACCTCAACCAAAATGTCAAAGCTCCCGGCGGTCAGGACCACATAGTCAACCTCGGGCATCGCGGTCAGCTTTTTCGCGATTTCTCTGGTGTCGCCGCCGCAGCGAACACCGATCATTGCCTGGCGATGAAACCCAAGCTGTTTTGGATCTGTCACGGCCACAATCTGAAGTACGCCAGAATCCGTAAGTTTCTGAACTCGCTGGCGCGCGGCGGCCTCGCTTAGTCCAACGTTCTTTCCGATTTCGGCATAGGAACGGCGCCCGTCAGTCTGCAGCTGCTCGATGATTGATCGAGAAACATCGTCTAGCTGCGTTGAGTTGGTGCGTTGGACCCGTGACATACAACGATTTTGACAGTGAAAAAGCCTTTTAGCAAACGAAAACGCGCTTGAGTCGCCATTTCGCGACTGATTTGATAGCGAATTGTGATATTTGCCTTCGGATTCATGATTTTGCCGCTAGCCAATCCTGATTAGAATCGCAACTGAAGCCTAAACCTCTAAGGAGAAGACCGATGTCGGTGCGACAACTGAAAAACTTCATCAATGGTGAGTACGTTGATTCAAAGTCTGGGGAAACCAGCGAAGTAATTAATCCGGCCACCGGAGAGGCTTATGCCCACGCTCCGGTCTCGTCGGCAGCAGATGTCGATGCTGCGTATCAGGCCGCAGCCAAGGGCTTCGAGGAGTGGAGTCAATTCACTCCGAGTGAACGCCAACTAGCCCTGTTCAGAATTGCCGACGCACTCGAAGCCCGTGCTGAAGAGGCTGCCGATGTGGAGTCGGAAAACACTGGAAAACCTCGAAGCACCCTGGTCGAATACGAGATGGCTCCATCGGTGGACCAGATCCGCTTTTTTGCCGGCGCTGCCAGAAACCTAGAGGGCAAGGCCGCTGCCGAGTATGCCCGTGATCACACGTCATGGATTCGGCGTGAGCCTATCGGTGTGATTGGACAGGTCACCCCTTGGAACTATCCACTCAACATGGCCGTATGGAAATTTGCTCCTGCAATTGCAGCGGGCAACACGGTGGTCATCAAGCCTTCAGACACTACGCCAGCATCGACCCTTCTCCTGGCCGAAATTGCCGCAGAGTTTTTGCCAAAGGGTGTGTTCAACGTGGTTGCTGGCAACCGAGACACCGGTCGCGCAATGATTGAAAATGAAATTCCTCAGATGGTTTCGATTACCGGATCCGTGCGAGCAGGTATGGAGGTTGCTAAGTCTGCTGCCACCGACCTAAAACGCGTGCACCTAGAGCTGGGTGGCAAAGCGCCAGTAATCGTTTGTGCTGACGCTGATTTGCAGAAGGCGGCTGCACAGATTGCAATCGCCGGATACTTCAACGCAGGTCAGGACTGCACGGCCGCTACCCGCATCTTGGTGCACGAGTCCGTTCACGATGAGTTCTTGGCTCTATTGGTAGCCGAAGTAAAGGCAAACGCAATTACTGGCGACCCGAGCCGTGACGACATACTTTACGGTCCACTGAACAACGCGGGTCAGCTTGAGCGCGTACAAGGCTTTATCGACCGTCTGCCAGACCACGCCAACCTCGAAACTGGCGGTGTCCGTGTTGGTGATCGGGGTTACTACCTAGAGGCTGCAGTCTTGTCAGGTCTAAAGCAAAAAGATGAGCACATTCAAAGTGAAATTTTTGGACCGGTGGTGACCATCCAGAAGTTTGCCAACGACGATGAGGCGCTTCGCTGGGCCAACGATGTCAAATACGGTTTGGCATCATCTGTGTGGACGCAGAACCACACCCGTGCCATGCGGTTCTCAAAGAGCCTCAACTTTGGTTGTGTCTGGATCAACACGCACATTCCACTGGCGGCTGAAATGCCACACGGCGGTTTCCGTCACTCGGGTTACGGTAAAGACCTTTCACAGTATGGCTTTGAGGACTACACGCGCATCAAGCACGTTATGAGTTACATCGGAGACTAGTGCCGCTAGCTTTCAGCTGGGGTTTCTCCACAGATTTGACCGATTGGGTCCAGGCACGAGCGCTTGGACCCAATCTTTTTGAATGCAATTCGTGTGGTTAGTGCCTTCAGTGATTCTGGGTCTCGTGGCAGGAGCCACCACCGGCGCCTGGCACATGCTGGCATTGGCCCTGCTGTCACTAATTATTTTTCCTTTGGCCGCCCGAGGTCGACGAAGCCGTGAAATTGATCTTTCCAAACCCATCGAGATTGTTGATGGGGTGGTCTACATCGGGGATAGACAGCTGCCGCGCTGGCAAATCTTTTGGAAACAGGAGTGGCACGACGCCCTATACCGGAAACTCAAGCCGGAACTACAAACCCGCAGAACAATTGCTCGGCTGACAGCGGCACACCAGTGGCTGGAACAGGCACCCGGGGGTTTCACTGTCGGAGCCACTGAATTAGGTGAGCCTGTGGCTTTGAAGCTAGATGGGGCCGAAGCCCACCTCCTGGTCATCGGAGCAACCGGATCGGGTAAAAGTATTTTGCTCAAGCAACTTGTTTCTGGCGCCCTCGCGTCGCGAGAGGCACTAGACGGGCGGTGTCGGTTTTGGCTCTTGGATTTCAAAGGGGGAGCAGCCTTTGCTGGCTTTAGCACCAGTCCGGCTGTTGAACGATACGTCACAGACATCGATGACCACGACCCTGTCGAGCTCTGGAAGCAGGTGGGGGTTGAATTGATCCGGCGTGAGACAGCGCTGGCCCGGGGTGAGGCAATTGAGAATCAACTCTTTATTGTCATTGACGAGTTGGCTGAGGTGTTCTTGCGCTCGCCGAATGCGCAGCCAGCTTTAAGTAGCCTGCTGGCACGCGGTCGTTCTCTCGGAATGCACCTTATCGCCGCTTCGCAGGCGCTCACCGGTGTATCGCAGGCAATGCTCGCTAACTTTGGGGTCCGTATCCTCCTTGGGCGCGCCGACCCGGTGACTCAGTCGCAGTTGGGGTTTAGGTCCGCCGCCGACAGGCTGGAGTTGCCCTCGGGTTGGCTCTCTGGTCAGCTGAACTTCAGTTCAAATGTTTCCAGCAGGTTTATTTTTTCTGCGGCACCCCTGCTCTGATTTCACGCGCGCCGGACTTTATGGCAGTATGTGATTGAAAGCGCGACTCTGCGCCTTTGGTTGTGTTGGTTGGGCCAATGAAGGCCCCTCTTGTTTAGGAGTCATGGCAATGAATAAGCCTCTTCCGGAAGACCCAATGATTAGCGAGCTAGTTGCAAATGCTCGACGTCACCAAATCACCAGACGCGCAGCTTTGGCTGGCGCAGGCGCAACCGCGGCCGCAATTACCCTCGCTGCATGTGCACCCGGAGGTTCAACCGAGACCGGCCTGACTCCTGCCGAAGATCTTTCTGAGTCCGAGAAGGTAATTACCTGGGACAACTGGGCTGCTTACCTTGACGGTGAAGAAGACGCCAGCTACCCAACATTGAAGGCTTTTGAAGCTGAAACCGGAATCAAGGTTTACTACGACCCTGAGGCCATCGTCGGAAACAACGAGTACTACGGCCAGGCTGAGAAGCAGTTGCTTGCAGGGCAGGACATCGGCGCCGACACCATGTGTCTTACCGATTGGCAGAATGCGTTCCTGATCGAGTCAGGGCTGGTTCAAAAGTTAAACCTTGCGAACATTCCTAACCACTCGAACATGAATGCTTCAGTGGCGTCGCCAACTTTTGACTCTGGCCGCGAGTACAGCATGCCTTGGATGTCATTTATGACCGGTATTGCTTACAACAAAACCCTTTACAAGGAACTAACCGGCAAAGACGCCCCGACTTCGGTGGCTGACCTGTGGCAGCCAGCGCTCAAGGGCCGTGTGGTCATGCTGAGCGAGTACCGTGAGGCTGTAGGTCTGATCCTGATTTCTCAGGGCATCGACATTGCTAATGTCACTGAAGACCAGTACATGGATGCTGTTGACCTAGTTGCCAAGCAGGTAGCCGATGGCCAAATCAACACCAAGGGCCAGGGTTACATCGAGTCATTCGATCAAAAGAATGCTGTGGCCGGTTTGGTGTGGTCTGGTGACCTTGAGTGGGGAGACGAGTACGGCTTTGTGATGGACCCGAACGGTGCCACGCTAAACACCGACTCTTTCACCGTTCCGATGGGTGCTCAGCACAAGACCAACGTTGAGAAGCTAATCAACTACTACTACGACCCAGAAGTTTCAGCTCAGGTA
This portion of the Rhodoluna limnophila genome encodes:
- a CDS encoding aspartate aminotransferase family protein, which encodes MLQQAAKDNMFLHFTRHSPYFAKNGEIPIITHAEGHHFWDQNGKKYFDGISSLFSVNAGHGRHRLAEAAAKQMKELDYFPLWSHAHKPGIELSERLLSYAPKNMSRVFFTTGGGEANETAWKLAKQYFKLQGKPMKHKVLTRAVAYHGTSHGALSLTGIPSMKKAFEPLVPSTFRVPNTNWYRAQDDFETEEDFAKWAADRVEEMILFEDPDTVAAFFLEPVQNSGGCFTAPKSYFKRVREICDKYDVILVADETIDGFGRIGTMFASEMYDFEPDMLVCAKGMTSAYAPIGALIMSEKFFEPFKQGTTLFPHGYTYGGHPVSCAVALENLDIFDEEDLVGNVRRNAPEFRRTLEKLRDLPIVGDVRGEGYFYAIELVKDKNTKETFNDAESEKLLRGILSHRMFEEGLYCRSDDRGDPVVQLAPPLTIGPDQFNEIEQILRGCLDEAWRAM
- the atpD gene encoding F0F1 ATP synthase subunit beta, with amino-acid sequence MAETKKKVAAPAAGTGRIARVTGPVVDIEFPHDAIPAIYNALTTEIVLDGEKSTLTLEVAQHLGDDLVRAIALKPTDGLVRGGLVTDTGAPISVPVGDVTKGHVFNVTGEVLNAKPGEKIEVNETWSIHRQPPAFDQLESKTNMFETGIKVIDLLTPYVQGGKIGLFGGAGVGKTVLIQEMIYRVAENHDGVSVFAGVGERTREGNDLIDEMTESGVIDKTALVFGQMDEPPGTRLRVALSALTMAEYFRDVQKQDVLLFIDNIFRFTQAGSEVSTLLGRMPSAVGYQPNLADEMGLLQERITSTRGHSITSLQAIYVPADDYTDPAPATTFAHLDATTELSREIASQGLYPAVDPLTSTSRILDPRYISKDHYETATLVKSILQKNKELQEIIAILGVEELSEEDKITVSRARRIQRFLSQNTYMATKFTGVAGSTVPLKDTIEGFSAIARGDFDHVGEQAFFNLGDINDVLKEWDRIQKESK
- a CDS encoding FtsK/SpoIIIE domain-containing protein; this translates as MQFVWLVPSVILGLVAGATTGAWHMLALALLSLIIFPLAARGRRSREIDLSKPIEIVDGVVYIGDRQLPRWQIFWKQEWHDALYRKLKPELQTRRTIARLTAAHQWLEQAPGGFTVGATELGEPVALKLDGAEAHLLVIGATGSGKSILLKQLVSGALASREALDGRCRFWLLDFKGGAAFAGFSTSPAVERYVTDIDDHDPVELWKQVGVELIRRETALARGEAIENQLFIVIDELAEVFLRSPNAQPALSSLLARGRSLGMHLIAASQALTGVSQAMLANFGVRILLGRADPVTQSQLGFRSAADRLELPSGWLSGQLNFSSNVSSRFIFSAAPLL
- a CDS encoding methylated-DNA--[protein]-cysteine S-methyltransferase, with the translated sequence MTNIIFDASLSFNSPLGVISIYSLNEKVVRLRIGGEPAPANGRSSTLRKAERQISRYLSGKSKTLDFEVATLGTPFQEAVWRALESIEFGRTLSYGQIAQLCGNPKAVRAVGGAVAANPVPLRIPCHRVLGSTGQVTGYTPGLGIQTKLALLKLEGVSSHTSFERLDSIQT
- a CDS encoding gamma-aminobutyraldehyde dehydrogenase produces the protein MSVRQLKNFINGEYVDSKSGETSEVINPATGEAYAHAPVSSAADVDAAYQAAAKGFEEWSQFTPSERQLALFRIADALEARAEEAADVESENTGKPRSTLVEYEMAPSVDQIRFFAGAARNLEGKAAAEYARDHTSWIRREPIGVIGQVTPWNYPLNMAVWKFAPAIAAGNTVVIKPSDTTPASTLLLAEIAAEFLPKGVFNVVAGNRDTGRAMIENEIPQMVSITGSVRAGMEVAKSAATDLKRVHLELGGKAPVIVCADADLQKAAAQIAIAGYFNAGQDCTAATRILVHESVHDEFLALLVAEVKANAITGDPSRDDILYGPLNNAGQLERVQGFIDRLPDHANLETGGVRVGDRGYYLEAAVLSGLKQKDEHIQSEIFGPVVTIQKFANDDEALRWANDVKYGLASSVWTQNHTRAMRFSKSLNFGCVWINTHIPLAAEMPHGGFRHSGYGKDLSQYGFEDYTRIKHVMSYIGD
- a CDS encoding RNA polymerase sigma factor encodes the protein MTPEQFVATYREHLPAISRYLGRRVDRDQVEDLAATVFEVAWQKRDSVTLGQELPWLYKIASFQVSNFRRRQSSALNFLTLTLSPDNAPSAESLAVFDADLAAGWAKLSPSDRALLALVAFDGLGVGEAAAALSISANAASAKLHRARAKLAKYLAVKD
- a CDS encoding cob(I)yrinic acid a,c-diamide adenosyltransferase; translated protein: MVKLTKIYTRTGDEGMTGLSDFSRTRKTDPRIEAYADVDEANSAIGVAVALAKNEFDTETLALLSQIQNELFDLGADLSNPLNEHYEYEPLRVNNLWIDALEAAIDKYNGQLTKLDSFIIPGGTGLSAGLHLARTVVRRAERATWHAIEAYGTEPAKRGQHNGGINVAAAKYLNRLSDLLFVLARYANLNHGGDVKWVPAANREN
- a CDS encoding Lrp/AsnC family transcriptional regulator; protein product: MSRVQRTNSTQLDDVSRSIIEQLQTDGRRSYAEIGKNVGLSEAAARQRVQKLTDSGVLQIVAVTDPKQLGFHRQAMIGVRCGGDTREIAKKLTAMPEVDYVVLTAGSFDILVEVVCENDDELIALLNSKIRTLPGVTSTESFVYLKVQKQVYNWGTR
- the yaaA gene encoding peroxide stress protein YaaA — its product is MYFLLPPSETKATGGSQSFALEQLHFPDLIEARAAVLGAYGASEINGVPGMAAIDRYTGTLYSAVHGRGLKGTSTANNSLSAAERDLAHGAVFIQSALFGLVGVNDALPVYKLNPSRKLNGLDLKKTWAAAHLSLWSAFGSVPILDLRSKAYAELAPIPPEVGAYSVVVFVEKDNGVREQLNHFNKKAKGQLVRSALIGQEIPKTIDELAERASLAGLKLEVSGRVITVVTRQAT
- a CDS encoding F0F1 ATP synthase subunit gamma, whose amino-acid sequence is MGAQLRVYRQKIKSAQTTKKITRAMELISASRIYKAQQRVAASTPYSRAVTRAVSAVATYSNIAHPLTTEPERIDRAAVVIFTSDRGLAGAFSSNVLKEAEQLTNLLQEQGKEVVYYLVGRKAVANFGFRRRNAVQQWIGGTDLPQVDTAKEIADAVVAAFNTDYADGGVDEIHLVSNRFISMIAQVPEVVRLLPLEVVEGVEAPAENEVFPLYEFEPDATKVLDALLPVYVESRIFNAMLQSAASEHAARQKAMKSATDNADKLIKNYTRLSNAARQSEITQQISEIVGGADALSTAGNED
- a CDS encoding F0F1 ATP synthase subunit epsilon gives rise to the protein MATLRVELVAAEKAVWSGEAKMVVAKTVEGEIGLLPGHEPMLAILSSGEVRITLEDGNVIKASAEEGFLSVEHNVVSVVARHAALI